The following coding sequences are from one Hymenobacter sp. DG25A window:
- a CDS encoding ABC transporter permease: MSKIWLIVQREYLTRVRKKSFIIMSLIGPLLTVGLFAVPLLIAKMSDGGKVVAVADAGGLFTERLPEPKDDISFTRVSADLATAKAEFKKAKYDALLYVPKLDAANPTGFQVFSRKGLGMSLENDINRAVNKAIETQRLRAAGIDRSVLDNLKADVDLQTVSLSDDGEKSSSTGISTGVAYFFGFLIYIFIFIYGVQIMRGVMEEKTSRIVEVVISSVKPFQLMMGKVLGIAAVGFTQLALWVLLSIGVSSVMAGSISPDKIVEDRASRTTALVRPTTTQDQAAKQENVAAKFSQALASADLNMPLLIACFLFYFLGGYLFYGALFGAIGSAVDSETDTQQFMMPVTMPLVLTFVVSQAVLTTNPNGSVAFWMSMFPLTSPIAMMMRLPFGGVPAWQLGLSMLLLIIGFVFAIWIAGRIYRVGILMYGKKVNYRELSRWLFYKG, from the coding sequence ATGTCCAAAATCTGGCTTATCGTACAGCGCGAATACCTGACCCGCGTGCGCAAAAAGAGTTTTATTATCATGTCCCTGATCGGGCCGCTGCTCACCGTAGGGCTGTTTGCAGTACCCTTGCTGATTGCCAAAATGTCGGATGGGGGCAAAGTAGTGGCCGTGGCGGATGCCGGTGGCCTCTTCACCGAAAGACTGCCCGAGCCCAAGGACGATATCAGCTTTACGCGGGTATCGGCGGACCTGGCCACAGCGAAAGCCGAGTTTAAAAAGGCGAAGTACGATGCCCTGCTGTACGTGCCCAAGCTGGATGCCGCCAACCCCACCGGCTTCCAGGTGTTTTCGCGGAAAGGGCTGGGCATGTCGCTCGAAAACGACATTAACCGCGCCGTCAATAAAGCCATTGAAACCCAGCGCCTGCGCGCCGCCGGCATCGACCGGTCCGTGCTGGATAACCTGAAGGCCGACGTAGACCTGCAAACCGTGAGCCTGAGCGACGATGGGGAGAAAAGCTCCAGCACCGGCATCAGTACCGGCGTGGCCTATTTCTTTGGCTTCCTCATTTACATCTTCATCTTCATTTACGGCGTGCAGATTATGCGCGGGGTAATGGAAGAAAAGACCAGCCGCATTGTGGAGGTAGTTATTTCCTCTGTGAAGCCCTTTCAGCTGATGATGGGCAAAGTGCTGGGTATTGCCGCCGTAGGCTTCACGCAGCTGGCCCTTTGGGTGCTGCTATCCATAGGTGTCAGCTCGGTTATGGCCGGCTCTATCAGTCCAGATAAGATTGTGGAAGACCGCGCGTCCCGCACCACGGCCCTGGTGCGCCCCACTACCACACAGGATCAGGCGGCCAAGCAGGAAAATGTAGCGGCCAAATTCTCGCAGGCACTGGCCAGCGCTGATCTGAATATGCCCTTGCTGATAGCCTGCTTCCTGTTCTATTTCCTGGGCGGCTACCTTTTCTACGGAGCCTTATTCGGCGCCATTGGCTCGGCCGTGGATAGCGAAACCGATACCCAGCAGTTTATGATGCCCGTGACCATGCCGCTGGTTCTCACGTTTGTAGTGTCGCAAGCTGTGCTCACTACCAATCCCAACGGTTCGGTGGCGTTCTGGATGTCCATGTTTCCCCTGACCTCGCCCATTGCTATGATGATGCGCCTGCCGTTTGGCGGCGTGCCCGCCTGGCAGCTGGGCCTGTCTATGCTGCTGCTGATTATCGGGTTTGTATTTGCCATCTGGATTGCCGGCCGCATCTACCGCGTGGGTATTCTCATGTATGGCAAGAAGGTGAATTACCGCGAGCTGTCGCGCTGGCTGTTTTACAAAGGCTAA
- a CDS encoding ABC transporter ATP-binding protein, whose protein sequence is MKPILQVIDVHKQYASHTALDGVSLEVPEGSIFGLLGPNGAGKTSLIRIITQITGADSGEILFRGERLNPSHIGQIGYLPEERGLYKKMKVGEQLLYLAQLKGIKKDEARHKIKGWLERFDIKGWADKNIEDLSKGMQQKVQFIATVVHDPTLVILDEPFSGFDPINANLLKDEILAMRDRGASIIFSTHRMESVEEMCDHIALINRSKKVLDGPVSEVRNAYRTQTYEVEGRGRLIVVHPDFEVIEHKERENGHFYDRIRIVHGTPNDLLRYLIGPANVEVHTFREKVPSINDIFIRRVQETHPDYVPQEEELVARS, encoded by the coding sequence GTGAAACCAATTCTTCAAGTTATTGACGTACATAAACAGTACGCCAGCCACACTGCCCTGGATGGGGTAAGCCTGGAGGTGCCGGAAGGCTCCATCTTCGGGTTGCTGGGGCCCAATGGCGCTGGCAAAACCTCCCTCATCCGCATCATCACCCAGATTACCGGGGCCGATTCCGGTGAAATCCTGTTTCGCGGGGAACGACTGAACCCCTCGCACATTGGCCAGATTGGCTATTTGCCCGAGGAGCGCGGCCTCTATAAGAAGATGAAGGTAGGGGAGCAACTCCTGTACCTGGCTCAGCTGAAAGGCATCAAGAAGGATGAGGCCCGGCACAAAATCAAAGGCTGGCTGGAGCGCTTTGATATTAAGGGATGGGCTGATAAGAATATTGAGGACCTCTCTAAAGGCATGCAGCAGAAGGTGCAGTTTATTGCCACTGTGGTGCACGACCCCACGCTGGTGATTCTGGACGAGCCTTTTTCAGGCTTCGACCCCATTAATGCCAACCTGCTGAAAGACGAAATCCTGGCCATGCGCGACCGGGGCGCCAGCATTATCTTCTCCACGCACCGCATGGAATCGGTGGAGGAAATGTGCGACCATATTGCCCTGATTAACCGCTCCAAAAAGGTGCTGGATGGTCCCGTAAGTGAGGTGCGCAACGCCTACCGTACGCAGACCTACGAGGTAGAAGGCCGCGGCCGCCTGATAGTAGTACACCCCGATTTTGAAGTGATAGAGCACAAAGAGCGGGAAAACGGCCACTTCTACGACCGCATCCGCATTGTGCACGGCACGCCCAACGACCTGCTGCGCTACCTCATCGGGCCGGCCAACGTGGAGGTGCACACGTTCCGCGAGAAGGTGCCCAGCATCAATGACATCTTCATTCGCCGGGTGCAAGAAACTCACCCCGACTATGTGCCCCAGGAAGAGGAGCTGGTAGCCAGAAGCTGA
- a CDS encoding ABC transporter permease, with protein MELDDLRRRWQEQPAGPSEPSLTQKKLQAMLASQTDTPLSQMLRNARKEQRMLLFVLVLNLANVANLMNRYLSDTVFLAQLLLYICVGLMVVFMAWTTYRQRRLLTQLQAGDASTYTHLRQSIHQIRILMTTKMNAGMLFLASIILVGFYIRYDTIVQALHQGTIDWPLTILVILAIVMLITGLLYVDQRMQQRRYGQYLDQLETTLRELEE; from the coding sequence ATGGAACTCGACGACCTCCGCCGCCGCTGGCAGGAACAACCCGCTGGCCCCTCCGAACCTTCTCTCACTCAGAAAAAGTTACAAGCCATGCTAGCCAGTCAAACCGATACGCCTCTGAGCCAAATGTTACGCAACGCCCGCAAAGAGCAGCGGATGCTACTGTTCGTTCTGGTGCTGAATTTGGCTAATGTTGCCAACCTGATGAACCGCTATCTGAGTGATACAGTCTTCCTGGCCCAACTGCTGCTCTATATCTGCGTGGGCCTGATGGTGGTCTTCATGGCGTGGACTACCTACCGCCAGCGGCGACTCCTAACCCAGTTGCAGGCTGGGGATGCCTCTACTTATACCCACCTAAGACAGTCAATTCACCAGATACGAATCCTGATGACTACTAAAATGAATGCCGGTATGCTGTTTCTGGCCTCGATTATTCTGGTGGGTTTTTATATCCGCTACGACACTATTGTGCAGGCTTTGCACCAGGGAACTATAGACTGGCCCCTAACTATTCTGGTCATTTTAGCCATCGTAATGCTGATTACCGGGTTGCTGTATGTAGACCAGCGCATGCAGCAGCGGCGCTACGGCCAATACTTAGACCAGCTAGAGACTACCCTGCGCGAGTTGGAAGAATAA